In Helianthus annuus cultivar XRQ/B chromosome 3, HanXRQr2.0-SUNRISE, whole genome shotgun sequence, a single window of DNA contains:
- the LOC110931431 gene encoding uncharacterized protein LOC110931431: MTMFTEWMNCNKVDEFARTLRYVQFPGYYVWNAKNRKWNRRKHPYGSIGRIHYVPQLLGDCYYLRILLNHIKGPTCFEDIKTVDWQIFQTFKDACFARGLLDDDKEYVNAVKEASTWSTGDFLRTFFVMLLLSNSISRPDLDLQQEELENICLSEIEKLLLTNGSTVRNFDDMPSVPDNYVSSSNNRLIMIELSYDKLALQREHDGYVKCLTAEQERIYKIVMEAIEKGDGGVSFVYGYGGTGKTFLWKTFSAALRSKGEVVLNVASSGIASLLLDGGRTAHSTFVIQSTLMRIQYVR; encoded by the exons ATGACAATGTTTACAGAGTGGATGAATTGTAATAAAGTCGATGAATTTGCTAGGACATTGAGGTATGTTCAGTTTCCGGGATATTATGTATGGAATGCTAAAAATCGCAAATGGAATCGAAGAAAGCATCCGTATGGATCAATTGGGAGGATACATTATGTCCCACAATTACTTGGTGATTGTTATTACCTAAGGATTTTACTGAATCATATTAAGGGACCAACCTGTTTTGAAGATATAAAAACAGTTGATTGGCAGATTTTTCAAACATTTAAAGATGCATGTTTTGCACGGGGGCTGTTGGATGATGATAAAGAATATGTTAATGCTGTCAAAGAAGCTAGCACATGGTCAACCGGAGATTTCTTGAGGACCTTTTTTGTAATGTTGTTGCTGTCAAATTCGATATCTCGTCCTG ATTTGGATCTTCAACAAGAAGAACTTGAAAATATCTGTCTATCTGAAATTGAAAAGTTGCTACTTACCAATGGAAGTACAGTGAGAAATTTTGATGATATGCCAAGTGTTCCGGACAATTATGTTTCATCGTCGAACAATCGATTGATAATGATAGAATTATCGTATGACAAACTAGCTCTTCAAAGGGAACATGATGGTTATGTAAAGTGTTTAACTGCCGAACAGGAAAGGATATATAAAATTGTTATGGAAGCGATTGAAAAAGGTGATGGAGGTGTGTCTTTTGTATATGGTTATGGCGGAACTGGAAAGACTTTTCTTTGGAAGACATTCTCAGCTGCATTACGATCAAAAGGTGAAGTTGTATTGAATGTTGCATCCAGTGGAATTGCTTCACTTTTGCTGGATGGTGGTAGAACTGCTCATTCAACGTTTGTAATTCAATCAACATTAATGAGAATTCAATATGTTCGATAG